A stretch of Lysobacter sp. K5869 DNA encodes these proteins:
- a CDS encoding DUF3224 domain-containing protein — translation MPQIEGPFQVKLSPQPVHEAAEGKFGRMALDKRFEGALEADSRGEMLAAMTAVKGSAGYVALEKVEGALDGRRGSFLLLHRGLMNRGEADLSIVVVPDSGTDELEGLSGRMSVDIREGGAHFYRFDYQLPGAA, via the coding sequence ATGCCGCAGATCGAAGGTCCGTTTCAGGTCAAGCTGAGTCCGCAACCGGTGCACGAGGCCGCCGAGGGCAAGTTCGGGCGGATGGCGCTGGACAAGCGCTTCGAGGGCGCGCTCGAAGCCGACAGCCGCGGCGAGATGCTGGCGGCGATGACCGCGGTGAAAGGATCGGCCGGTTACGTCGCGCTGGAAAAAGTCGAAGGCGCGCTCGACGGTCGCCGCGGCAGTTTCCTGCTGCTGCATCGCGGGCTGATGAATCGCGGCGAGGCGGACCTGAGCATCGTCGTCGTGCCCGATTCGGGCACCGACGAACTCGAAGGGCTCAGCGGCCGCATGAGCGTCGACATCCGCGAAGGCGGCGCGCACTTCTACCGTTTCGACTACCAACTGCCGGGCGCGGCGTAA
- a CDS encoding lipid A deacylase LpxR family protein translates to MRANTLLLSVLFAGAALHAGAAAAQGREACTNGRTRLPPTVNLRVDNDLFGGQDQGYSNGIQLTLVSPNLADYTDDPCIPRLARWINSYLDALQPPQGYEQRNMIATFAQGIFTPTDFSRRDLIEDDRPYAGALLAGLGYNARTGDYLRTTQLQFGIVGPSALGKQVQNAVHRALGDKTFKGWDNQLHDEPVFRIVHERMRRFAPADAAERRWGWDAIGHYGGSFGNLATYANAGMEMRFGLRLPDDFGSTPLRPAGENTAPTTHYNTGDRPFAAHMFITSDVRWVVRDITLDGNTFRSSHSVDKRPFVGEVGYGVALMRGRWKLALARYHSTREFEGQKQTPVFGSVTVSRAF, encoded by the coding sequence ATGCGCGCCAACACTTTGCTGCTGTCTGTTTTGTTCGCCGGCGCCGCGCTGCATGCGGGCGCCGCCGCCGCGCAAGGCCGCGAGGCCTGCACCAACGGCCGCACCCGCTTGCCGCCCACGGTGAATCTGCGCGTGGACAACGATTTGTTCGGCGGCCAGGACCAGGGTTACAGCAACGGTATACAGCTGACCTTGGTGTCGCCGAACTTGGCCGATTACACCGACGACCCATGCATCCCGCGTCTGGCGCGCTGGATCAACAGCTATCTCGACGCGCTGCAACCGCCGCAAGGCTACGAACAGCGCAACATGATCGCGACCTTCGCCCAAGGCATTTTCACGCCCACCGATTTCAGCCGCCGCGATCTGATCGAGGACGACCGGCCCTATGCCGGCGCGCTGCTCGCCGGCCTCGGCTACAACGCGCGCACCGGCGACTATCTGCGCACCACGCAGCTGCAGTTCGGCATCGTCGGCCCTTCGGCCTTGGGCAAGCAGGTGCAGAACGCGGTGCATCGCGCGCTGGGCGACAAGACCTTCAAGGGCTGGGACAACCAACTGCACGACGAGCCGGTGTTCCGCATCGTGCACGAGCGCATGCGCCGGTTCGCGCCCGCCGACGCGGCCGAGCGCCGCTGGGGCTGGGACGCGATCGGCCATTACGGCGGCAGCTTCGGCAACCTAGCCACCTACGCCAACGCCGGCATGGAAATGCGCTTCGGCCTGCGCTTGCCGGACGATTTCGGCAGCACGCCGCTGCGCCCGGCCGGCGAGAACACCGCGCCGACCACGCACTACAACACCGGCGACCGGCCGTTCGCCGCGCACATGTTCATTACCTCCGACGTGCGTTGGGTGGTGCGCGACATCACTCTAGACGGCAACACCTTCCGCAGCAGCCATAGCGTGGACAAGCGCCCGTTCGTGGGCGAAGTGGGCTACGGCGTGGCGCTGATGCGCGGGCGTTGGAAACTCGCGTTGGCGCGTTACCACAGCACCCGCGAGTTCGAAGGGCAGAAGCAGACGCCGGTGTTCGGCAGCGTTACGGTGAGCCGGGCGTTCTGA